One window of Thermacetogenium phaeum DSM 12270 genomic DNA carries:
- the lysS gene encoding lysine--tRNA ligase has protein sequence MPLMHKEDVPDFLGVRREKLEEFRKRGVEPFGGRFPVRQRAADILANYPEFEGKDVTIAGRLVAKRGHGKASFGDLQDFSGRIQIYARLNDMGEDAYELFKKLDIGDIIGVRGKVFTTKKQEITVAIDTFQLLSKSLRPLPEKWHGLKDVDLRYRQRYLDLIVNPEVKEVFLKRIKIIRAFRRFLEGRGFLEVETPMMQPIAGGAAARPFITHHNALDIDLYLRIAPELYLKRLLVGGFEKIFEINRNFRNEGISTKHNPEFTMMELYQAYADYTDMMEITESLITAVVKEVAGSMKVTYGDHVIDFTPPWAKMSMLDAVREYTGEDFSHCDPSKARRQAASLGIEVAPDAGWGNIVNEVFETLVEDRLVQPTFITGHPVEVSPLAKRNKEFPCLTDRFELFINTWEIANAFSELNDPIDQRMRFEQQLRERSRGVEEAHAMDEDYLTAMEYGMPPAGGLGIGIDRLVMILTNSPSIRDVILFPTMRPLDGR, from the coding sequence ATGCCTTTGATGCACAAGGAAGATGTGCCTGATTTCCTAGGGGTCCGGCGTGAAAAGCTAGAGGAGTTTAGAAAAAGAGGGGTTGAGCCTTTTGGCGGGAGATTCCCGGTAAGGCAGCGGGCGGCCGACATCCTCGCCAATTATCCCGAGTTCGAAGGGAAGGATGTAACCATTGCCGGACGCCTGGTTGCCAAGAGAGGCCACGGGAAGGCGAGTTTTGGGGACCTGCAGGATTTTTCCGGCAGGATCCAGATCTACGCCAGGCTGAACGACATGGGGGAAGATGCCTATGAACTCTTTAAGAAACTGGACATAGGGGATATTATCGGCGTCCGGGGGAAGGTTTTCACCACAAAAAAGCAGGAAATCACCGTAGCCATTGACACCTTTCAGTTGCTTTCCAAATCCCTGCGCCCCCTGCCGGAAAAGTGGCACGGCCTCAAAGATGTCGACCTGCGTTACCGGCAGCGCTACCTGGATTTGATAGTGAACCCGGAGGTCAAAGAGGTCTTTTTGAAGAGGATCAAGATCATCCGGGCCTTTCGCCGCTTTCTCGAGGGGCGGGGTTTTCTGGAAGTGGAGACGCCAATGATGCAGCCGATCGCCGGAGGCGCGGCAGCGAGGCCCTTCATCACTCACCACAATGCCCTAGACATCGATCTGTATCTGCGCATTGCTCCGGAGCTTTACCTAAAGAGGCTTCTCGTGGGTGGTTTTGAAAAGATCTTTGAGATAAACCGGAATTTCCGGAATGAGGGGATATCTACCAAGCACAACCCCGAGTTTACCATGATGGAGCTCTATCAGGCCTATGCAGATTATACCGATATGATGGAGATTACCGAATCGCTGATAACTGCCGTTGTCAAAGAAGTGGCGGGGAGCATGAAGGTAACCTACGGGGATCACGTGATTGATTTTACGCCACCCTGGGCGAAGATGAGCATGCTCGATGCGGTGCGGGAGTACACCGGGGAGGACTTCAGCCACTGCGATCCTTCAAAGGCGCGCCGCCAGGCCGCGAGCCTGGGGATAGAGGTTGCGCCGGACGCAGGGTGGGGGAATATAGTGAATGAGGTCTTTGAAACCCTTGTTGAGGACAGGCTGGTGCAGCCGACGTTTATCACCGGCCATCCGGTAGAGGTATCCCCCCTGGCGAAGCGCAACAAGGAATTTCCCTGCCTGACGGACCGTTTTGAACTCTTCATTAATACCTGGGAAATCGCCAATGCCTTTTCCGAACTCAATGACCCCATCGATCAGAGGATGAGGTTTGAGCAGCAGCTCAGGGAACGCTCCCGCGGTGTGGAAGAGGCGCACGCCATGGATGAGGATTATCTCACCGCCATGGAGTACGGGATGCCGCCTGCCGGAGGGCTGGGGATTGGCATCGATAGGTTGGTGATGATTCTGACCAACTCCCCCTCCATTAGAGATGTCATCCTCTTCCCCACCATGCGGCCGCTTGACGGAAGATGA
- the greA gene encoding transcription elongation factor GreA, which translates to MPEKEVLLTGDGIKRLEDELHLLKSVKRREIAERIRTAIEFGDISENSEYEEAKNEQAFIEGRIITLEKLLRRARVIDTKDVPEDTVAVGSTVLLKDLEYGDEIEYTIVGSAEADPAINKISNESPVGRAILGKKVGDVVEVKVPAGTLKYQILNVRK; encoded by the coding sequence TTGCCAGAAAAAGAGGTGCTTCTAACAGGAGATGGAATTAAGAGGCTGGAAGATGAGCTTCACCTCTTAAAGTCCGTCAAGCGCCGGGAAATTGCAGAACGAATCCGCACGGCAATAGAGTTCGGTGATATCTCCGAAAACTCCGAGTATGAAGAGGCGAAAAACGAACAAGCCTTTATTGAAGGCAGGATTATTACCCTGGAAAAGTTATTGCGGCGTGCCCGGGTCATCGATACCAAGGACGTACCGGAGGACACTGTTGCCGTGGGATCTACGGTTTTGTTAAAGGACCTGGAGTATGGCGATGAGATTGAATACACGATCGTGGGAAGCGCAGAGGCCGATCCCGCGATCAATAAGATCTCTAACGAATCCCCTGTGGGACGGGCAATCCTGGGGAAAAAGGTTGGGGATGTGGTAGAGGTTAAGGTGCCTGCCGGAACCCTGAAATACCAGATCTTGAACGTCCGCAAGTAA